The following are encoded together in the Flavobacterium sp. TR2 genome:
- a CDS encoding LytR/AlgR family response regulator transcription factor, with translation MNCIIIDDEEMARSIIEKMIENTSQLNLLKEFSNAIHAIKYLNENNVDLIFLDIHMPDFTGFDFIKTIKSPPKIILITSDKNFAIEAFEYECIVDYLVKPITEDRFQKAIQKANTTTTILNRSANEDNANEFYINIDRRLIKIEFAFVNIIEAKGDYIHIKTENKNYVVHSTLKKIEHKLPKDLFLKVHRSFIINTKKIIDIEDNSVLIGKDVIPVSRANRPDLMKRLNLL, from the coding sequence ATGAATTGCATTATTATTGATGACGAAGAAATGGCAAGATCCATAATAGAAAAAATGATTGAAAATACATCTCAATTAAACTTGTTAAAAGAATTCTCAAATGCTATTCATGCCATAAAGTATTTAAATGAAAATAATGTCGATTTAATTTTTCTAGACATCCACATGCCTGATTTTACAGGTTTTGATTTTATTAAAACAATTAAAAGTCCACCCAAAATTATACTGATAACTTCTGATAAAAATTTTGCTATCGAAGCTTTTGAATACGAATGTATTGTAGATTATTTAGTAAAACCAATTACCGAAGATCGCTTTCAAAAAGCAATTCAAAAAGCGAATACTACAACAACAATTTTAAATAGAAGTGCTAATGAAGATAATGCAAACGAATTTTACATCAATATTGATCGCCGTCTGATCAAAATTGAATTTGCTTTCGTCAATATTATAGAAGCTAAAGGAGATTATATTCATATCAAAACGGAAAACAAAAACTATGTGGTCCACTCAACCCTTAAAAAAATAGAACACAAATTACCTAAAGATTTGTTTTTGAAAGTGCATCGTTCCTTTATTATCAATACAAAAAAAATTATTGACATTGAAGACAATAGTGTCTTAATTGGCAAAGACGTCATTCCTGTAAGTCGCGCCAATAGACCAGATTTAATGAAACGACTGAACTTATTGTAG
- a CDS encoding helix-turn-helix transcriptional regulator — protein sequence MSNILKEIRKKHSLTQTELAENLGITRSAIAQIESGKNNISLEVAKKASELFGITVDDLVNNDYSNAVFNIYQNESGKLTDDFYDSYYMMLTTINLNIDQIEVAKHTISRFAEDKKLNARFDNYERAAKIFNYEVLKSQFQDVKSNEKLNSKTIDNFSKAVNKVLFAVLTDLYDITSFEYKSLQYFYNKE from the coding sequence ATGAGCAATATTTTAAAAGAGATTAGAAAAAAACATTCTCTTACACAGACTGAATTAGCTGAAAATCTAGGGATTACTCGAAGTGCAATAGCGCAAATCGAGTCTGGAAAAAACAACATATCGCTTGAAGTCGCAAAGAAAGCATCAGAATTATTTGGTATAACGGTTGATGACTTAGTTAACAATGATTATTCAAATGCAGTTTTTAATATCTACCAAAATGAATCAGGAAAACTTACAGACGACTTTTATGATTCTTATTACATGATGCTAACTACGATAAATTTAAATATCGATCAAATTGAAGTTGCTAAACACACAATCAGCAGATTTGCAGAAGATAAGAAGCTAAATGCAAGATTCGACAATTACGAAAGAGCCGCTAAGATATTCAATTACGAAGTTTTGAAATCTCAATTTCAAGATGTTAAGAGTAATGAAAAATTAAATAGTAAAACTATTGATAATTTTAGCAAAGCAGTAAATAAAGTTTTATTTGCTGTGCTAACTGATTTATACGATATCACTTCGTTTGAATATAAATCTTTACAATATTTCTATAATAAAGAATAA
- a CDS encoding transposase family protein → MISFEELETFGVPNTTIKYGISRYRKGLSKSWANKKDVHDRRRVLIDLDSIPDLTRKKYNLPTGAEYKEQRNEQVANDLYILKEKERQTELFEAEKKSSYEFQALLDAYNNEYRQYIPMYREHFSYNMVNLEKRAVQSAKDHAFWLAMIDITGSVDNVLYGMAEKAYHYYMRLKESIILGCKINNALVFKRKLKAVRDALKANQSLIPIIVDGASKPRPEIAKTNDFHKGLAVVLLSHPKKHSYRAVADLLNHHSVAEGLEPITESWIKKMMRENNEVRTIVNKGRHGQKYFNDKMLPHGVRILTPYPANVWMIDGTPVQFYCWNERRTKILRLNLFAVIDVCSRKIVGFDISYTEDKINIMNALKLAAKSEGHLPSEIVSDHFSARKTEEILELKAQMDKLGTSWRHSKVGNPQDKTYIERFWGVFQTVYCSLYDDYIGEGITSKRLGGRPAPEVLMALTKKSNMPTFNEMRSRIAEIIVKYNETATSKRQSPNEVYKLEKPNAREMTPLNTALMFWYKTSHTVRNGMVKITVSKKEYCYEIHSHKHKAMLQDQKVTVRYNEKELDSIMIFDQYDNVICECRKSLAFNIAEVDRTEADKQKTYAHVAKNKSYTAYLDGEKQEYIDKALEVVNKKVLDVAHPLSLEKNQINSRESRELLELYYYDNSIPADAVEQKQYKPIATISKTGVARDVRETLLERKSIKKGSKNEALEIVQRPNDREL, encoded by the coding sequence ATGATTAGTTTTGAGGAATTAGAAACATTTGGCGTACCTAATACAACTATAAAGTATGGGATTTCACGCTATCGCAAAGGATTATCAAAAAGCTGGGCAAACAAAAAAGATGTTCATGACCGCCGTCGGGTTCTTATCGACCTTGACAGCATCCCCGATCTGACACGAAAAAAGTACAACCTGCCTACAGGAGCAGAATACAAGGAACAGCGTAACGAACAGGTTGCAAACGATTTGTATATCCTAAAAGAAAAGGAACGACAAACAGAACTTTTTGAAGCTGAAAAAAAATCTTCTTATGAGTTTCAAGCCTTGCTTGATGCTTATAACAATGAATACAGGCAGTATATACCGATGTATCGTGAGCATTTTAGCTATAATATGGTAAATCTTGAAAAAAGGGCTGTACAATCCGCAAAAGACCATGCTTTTTGGCTTGCAATGATTGATATAACTGGCTCTGTAGATAACGTGCTTTATGGGATGGCAGAAAAGGCGTATCACTATTACATGAGATTAAAAGAGAGTATAATTTTAGGCTGTAAAATTAATAATGCATTAGTGTTTAAACGCAAATTAAAAGCTGTTAGAGATGCTTTAAAAGCAAACCAAAGCCTTATCCCTATTATAGTAGATGGTGCGTCAAAACCCCGCCCCGAAATAGCTAAAACCAATGATTTTCATAAAGGACTTGCAGTAGTTCTGCTAAGCCATCCCAAAAAACATTCTTACAGGGCTGTAGCTGATTTGCTTAATCATCACTCTGTTGCTGAGGGATTGGAACCCATTACGGAAAGCTGGATTAAAAAAATGATGCGTGAAAATAATGAGGTTCGCACAATTGTAAATAAAGGCAGGCACGGACAAAAGTATTTTAACGATAAAATGTTACCGCATGGAGTGCGTATACTAACGCCTTATCCTGCTAATGTATGGATGATAGACGGAACGCCGGTACAGTTCTACTGCTGGAACGAAAGGAGAACCAAAATTTTAAGATTGAACCTGTTTGCTGTTATAGATGTTTGCAGTCGTAAAATAGTAGGTTTTGATATCTCCTATACAGAGGATAAAATAAACATTATGAACGCCTTAAAACTAGCTGCAAAAAGCGAGGGGCATTTACCTTCTGAAATTGTATCCGATCACTTTTCAGCTCGTAAAACAGAAGAAATTTTGGAATTAAAGGCACAGATGGATAAGCTTGGCACAAGCTGGAGACACAGTAAAGTAGGTAATCCGCAGGATAAAACCTATATAGAACGTTTTTGGGGAGTTTTCCAAACCGTGTATTGCAGTCTTTACGATGATTACATAGGCGAAGGCATTACAAGTAAAAGACTTGGCGGGCGTCCTGCTCCCGAAGTGCTTATGGCACTTACCAAAAAGTCCAATATGCCGACATTTAATGAAATGCGAAGCCGTATAGCTGAAATAATTGTTAAATACAACGAAACTGCTACCAGCAAAAGACAAAGCCCAAACGAGGTCTACAAGCTTGAAAAGCCAAACGCCCGAGAAATGACACCGCTGAATACTGCTTTAATGTTTTGGTATAAGACCAGCCACACGGTGCGTAACGGTATGGTAAAGATTACCGTAAGCAAAAAGGAGTACTGTTATGAAATTCACAGCCATAAGCACAAAGCAATGCTTCAAGACCAAAAGGTAACGGTTAGGTATAATGAAAAAGAACTTGACAGCATAATGATATTTGACCAGTACGACAATGTTATTTGCGAATGCAGAAAATCATTAGCCTTTAACATAGCCGAAGTAGACAGAACCGAAGCGGATAAGCAGAAAACTTACGCACACGTTGCTAAAAACAAAAGCTATACGGCTTATCTCGATGGAGAAAAACAGGAATACATAGATAAGGCTTTAGAGGTTGTAAATAAAAAGGTTTTAGATGTGGCACATCCTTTAAGCCTTGAAAAGAATCAGATTAACAGCAGAGAAAGCAGGGAACTGCTGGAACTGTATTATTACGATAACAGCATACCCGCTGATGCTGTAGAACAGAAACAATATAAGCCAATTGCAACCATTTCAAAAACAGGGGTTGCAAGGGATGTAAGAGAAACGCTTTTGGAACGTAAGTCCATAAAAAAAGGCTCCAAAAATGAAGCCCTTGAAATTGTACAGCGCCCGAATGATCGAGAACTATAA
- a CDS encoding AAA family ATPase, which yields MKNQLLQQEVAEMLSNFLEQKQISQNKLAEMIGVSPATISNIMNEFWERVNETMLLKIKAYFKTKDWTLIKTSNFTTVQDACDTARKRRTMIGIIGYAGAGKTTALQNYYESNSNTYLVTCMRGVRTKQLLSDILKALGVNYLASDVEMIRAIIGELNKKDGALLIIDEASKLSANALMYIQDILDGIEGGAGIIIAGVEYLLENLKKGVDKKKMGMPEFYTRVALWHHLTAPTRKEIETICVNNGLTDKLIIRDVARLNDFRQVRNSILNFETA from the coding sequence ATGAAAAATCAATTACTACAACAGGAAGTTGCCGAAATGTTAAGCAACTTTTTAGAGCAGAAACAAATCAGCCAAAATAAACTTGCTGAAATGATAGGTGTTAGCCCCGCAACGATTTCCAATATAATGAATGAATTTTGGGAACGTGTAAACGAAACAATGCTGTTGAAAATCAAAGCCTATTTTAAGACAAAAGACTGGACGCTTATAAAAACCAGCAATTTTACAACTGTTCAGGATGCCTGCGATACAGCACGCAAAAGGCGAACTATGATAGGTATTATAGGCTATGCTGGTGCTGGCAAAACTACAGCCCTGCAAAACTACTACGAAAGCAATTCAAATACATACCTGGTCACATGCATGAGAGGCGTAAGAACCAAACAGTTGTTAAGCGATATTTTAAAGGCTTTAGGAGTTAATTACCTTGCCAGCGATGTAGAAATGATACGTGCAATTATTGGCGAACTGAACAAAAAAGACGGTGCTCTGCTTATCATAGACGAAGCCAGCAAACTTTCTGCAAATGCATTGATGTACATACAGGATATTTTAGACGGTATTGAGGGCGGTGCAGGCATTATTATAGCTGGTGTGGAGTATTTGCTTGAAAACCTGAAAAAAGGCGTTGATAAGAAGAAAATGGGAATGCCTGAGTTTTACACCCGTGTCGCTTTATGGCATCATCTTACAGCACCAACCCGTAAGGAGATAGAAACTATATGCGTGAACAATGGTCTCACAGATAAACTGATAATACGTGATGTGGCACGTCTGAACGATTTCAGACAGGTTCGAAACAGCATTTTAAACTTTGAAACTGCATAG
- a CDS encoding helix-turn-helix domain-containing protein, with protein MELKDIRKKYGLTQAEIGKIIGLSRIEYANIEKGIKPIGAERLKLISRVFDVSIKENEPITNSSFLISYHNIKELQSFIDQGGNFKDTAYSVVSVINKAASILQERKLKIDSTDYDNIQMLITLFNNLKNY; from the coding sequence ATGGAACTAAAAGACATTAGAAAAAAATACGGTCTGACTCAGGCTGAAATAGGAAAAATTATAGGTCTTTCACGCATTGAATACGCCAATATCGAAAAAGGCATTAAACCGATTGGAGCAGAAAGATTAAAGCTTATTTCTCGGGTTTTTGATGTCAGCATCAAGGAAAATGAACCCATAACAAACAGCAGTTTTTTGATTTCTTATCACAATATAAAAGAATTGCAGTCTTTTATAGATCAAGGCGGTAACTTTAAAGATACTGCCTACAGCGTGGTTTCAGTTATAAATAAAGCTGCTTCAATACTACAGGAAAGAAAGCTAAAAATAGATTCTACAGATTACGATAATATACAGATGCTAATTACACTATTCAACAACCTAAAAAACTATTAA
- a CDS encoding helix-turn-helix domain-containing protein produces MKPQETNNYIVQIHGISAEILLQRFDSLEKQIKELKSQQQPVPDRLLSRDETAQMLGVSIVTIHNWVKSKALKAYKVGNKVRFKESEVLGSLQQI; encoded by the coding sequence ATGAAGCCACAAGAAACAAATAATTATATCGTACAAATACATGGTATTTCAGCAGAAATATTACTGCAAAGATTCGACAGCCTTGAAAAACAAATCAAAGAATTAAAATCACAGCAACAACCTGTCCCCGACCGTCTACTATCGAGAGATGAAACAGCTCAAATGTTAGGCGTATCAATCGTTACAATTCATAACTGGGTAAAATCTAAAGCATTAAAAGCTTATAAAGTAGGCAATAAGGTACGCTTTAAAGAAAGTGAAGTATTAGGCTCTCTTCAACAAATATAA